One window of Chamaesiphon minutus PCC 6605 genomic DNA carries:
- a CDS encoding peptidase domain-containing ABC transporter — MRYPLILQQSEEDCGAACLATVAKFHGRNFSIGRIRELAGTRSRGTTLLGLGRGAQSLGFQVRQVKASPQLLANLAQAPLPAIVHWKGYHWVVLYGKNRRNRYIVADPSIGLRYLSEAELMAGWTNGAMLLLSPTETFYQQTEDKVTGFGKFVKRVWPDRGLLIQAIGLNVVIGLLALASPLMMQLLTDDVLVRGDTELLLIVALGVVAMTLIRSVINLIQAQLIGYFGQRLQMGLVLEYGQKLLHLPLSYFEGRRSGEVVSRIADVSAVHSLVAQIVLGLPSQFFIAVVSLALMLFYSWELTIASTVMFAVLVGVNFLFLPAIRQKTRDLIIQGTENQGFLVETVQGVQVLKTTQATTQAWQEYQANFSRLAHLGWGTMKLELYSGTVTGILSSLVSIGLLWLGSYLVISQRLSVGQLLAYSGMSGNFFGFLLAAIGIVDEFIRAQVILQRLGEVMDATPEDAPDAHKPWVELSATADIYCEKLRFHHSGRVDLLEDLDVTIPGGRMTALIGRSGCGKSTLAKLLSGLYQAQSGNIRYGMYVREASRHENRGDLALDCLRQQVVLVPQDAHFWSRSIVDNFRFSYPQVSFEQIVRACEIVGADEFIEQLPDKYQTVLGEFGANLSGGQRQRLAIARALLANPAILILDESTSALDPVSEAMLLERLQQHRRGQTTILISHRPQVIGACDWVVMLEQGQVVSQGTPEELRRREGLHRSFLTPELALMP, encoded by the coding sequence ATGCGTTATCCACTCATTCTCCAACAATCCGAAGAAGACTGCGGTGCTGCCTGCCTTGCCACCGTTGCTAAATTCCACGGTCGCAACTTCAGCATCGGTCGCATCCGCGAACTGGCAGGCACTCGATCGCGCGGCACCACTCTGCTCGGACTCGGACGAGGTGCCCAATCTCTCGGTTTCCAAGTGCGGCAAGTCAAAGCTTCTCCCCAACTTTTAGCTAATCTGGCGCAAGCACCGTTGCCCGCGATCGTCCATTGGAAAGGCTATCACTGGGTCGTTCTCTACGGCAAAAATCGCCGCAATCGATATATTGTCGCCGATCCTAGTATTGGCTTGCGCTATCTCAGTGAGGCGGAATTGATGGCGGGTTGGACGAATGGGGCGATGCTGTTGCTCTCGCCGACGGAGACGTTTTACCAACAGACTGAGGACAAAGTGACGGGGTTTGGCAAGTTTGTCAAACGGGTGTGGCCCGATCGGGGTTTGTTGATACAAGCGATCGGTTTAAACGTCGTCATTGGCTTACTGGCATTGGCTTCGCCGTTAATGATGCAATTGTTGACGGATGATGTGTTGGTGCGGGGCGATACGGAATTGCTGCTGATAGTAGCTTTGGGTGTGGTGGCGATGACGCTGATTCGGAGTGTCATTAATCTGATTCAGGCGCAGTTAATTGGCTATTTTGGGCAACGGTTGCAGATGGGATTGGTACTCGAATATGGACAGAAGCTATTACATTTACCGCTATCTTATTTTGAAGGGCGACGCAGTGGTGAGGTAGTCAGCCGGATTGCAGATGTGTCGGCGGTGCATTCATTAGTGGCGCAGATAGTGTTAGGTTTGCCGAGCCAGTTTTTTATTGCCGTGGTTTCGCTAGCATTAATGCTGTTTTATAGTTGGGAGTTAACTATTGCCTCGACAGTGATGTTTGCCGTGCTGGTGGGAGTTAATTTTCTCTTCTTACCAGCGATTCGCCAGAAAACTCGCGATCTAATTATTCAAGGTACCGAGAATCAAGGCTTTCTCGTCGAAACCGTGCAAGGCGTTCAGGTACTCAAAACCACTCAAGCGACAACTCAAGCTTGGCAGGAATATCAAGCGAATTTCAGTCGGTTGGCGCATTTGGGGTGGGGGACGATGAAGTTGGAACTGTATAGCGGCACAGTAACGGGCATTTTATCGAGTTTGGTGAGTATCGGGCTGTTGTGGTTGGGCAGTTATTTGGTGATTAGTCAGCGGTTGAGTGTGGGGCAATTGTTGGCTTATAGCGGCATGAGTGGGAATTTCTTTGGGTTCTTGTTAGCCGCGATCGGGATTGTGGATGAATTCATTCGCGCTCAGGTGATTTTGCAACGCTTGGGTGAGGTGATGGATGCGACTCCAGAAGACGCGCCAGATGCCCACAAGCCTTGGGTGGAGCTATCCGCGACGGCGGATATTTATTGTGAGAAATTGCGATTTCATCATTCGGGACGAGTGGATTTGTTAGAGGATTTAGATGTGACGATTCCAGGTGGTCGGATGACGGCGTTAATCGGTCGATCGGGTTGCGGCAAAAGTACGTTAGCAAAATTGCTATCGGGCTTGTATCAAGCGCAGTCCGGCAATATTCGTTATGGGATGTACGTTCGCGAAGCGTCTCGGCACGAGAATCGCGGCGATCTGGCATTAGATTGTTTGCGGCAGCAGGTGGTATTGGTGCCCCAAGATGCCCATTTTTGGAGTCGATCGATCGTCGATAATTTCCGCTTTAGCTATCCCCAGGTGAGTTTCGAGCAAATCGTGCGGGCTTGTGAGATTGTGGGGGCGGATGAGTTTATTGAGCAATTGCCAGACAAGTATCAAACGGTGTTGGGTGAGTTTGGGGCGAATCTATCGGGGGGGCAACGGCAACGGTTAGCGATCGCGCGGGCATTGTTAGCCAATCCAGCAATTTTGATTTTGGATGAATCCACGTCAGCACTCGATCCCGTGAGTGAGGCAATGTTATTAGAACGGTTGCAACAGCATCGGCGGGGGCAGACGACAATATTAATCAGCCATAGACCCCAGGTAATTGGGGCTTGCGATTGGGTGGTGATGCTGGAGCAGGGGCAGGTGGTGAGTCAAGGGACACCGGAAGAACTGCGGCGACGGGAAGGATTACATCGATCGTTTTTGACCCCAGAATTGGCGTTGATGCCGTAG
- a CDS encoding TipAS antibiotic-recognition domain-containing protein: MVQLHIAKVRKQIELSQQLLKRLESVEQTTAKLDAVPVEEVLQIIQVMDMLENYYSPEQLETLKQRQELLGEEKMQQAQVDWEELIAQVRAEMERGADPASEIVQALVRRRQALIQEFTGGDSEIEAALNQMYEEGGDTVSNWGENDAALASYMERALQSQPRSVDSV, from the coding sequence ATGGTGCAATTGCATATTGCCAAAGTTCGCAAACAGATCGAGCTGTCTCAACAGCTTCTAAAACGCTTAGAAAGCGTCGAACAAACTACCGCAAAACTTGATGCGGTTCCTGTTGAAGAAGTTCTCCAGATTATCCAAGTTATGGACATGCTAGAAAACTACTATAGTCCCGAACAACTTGAAACCCTCAAGCAACGTCAAGAACTATTGGGAGAAGAGAAAATGCAACAAGCACAAGTCGATTGGGAAGAACTGATTGCCCAAGTTCGGGCAGAAATGGAGAGAGGAGCAGACCCCGCTAGCGAAATAGTGCAAGCATTAGTGCGCCGTCGGCAAGCTTTAATTCAGGAGTTCACGGGGGGAGATTCCGAAATCGAAGCGGCCTTGAATCAGATGTATGAAGAAGGGGGAGATACAGTTAGCAATTGGGGAGAAAACGATGCTGCCTTAGCATCATATATGGAGCGGGCATTGCAATCCCAACCAAGATCGGTTGATTCGGTTTAA
- a CDS encoding MerR family transcriptional regulator, whose amino-acid sequence MEAITFKIGDLSKRTGLSIRTLHYYDEIGLLSPSHRTESGYRVYGKQDIIRLQQIVTLKQIGFSLEDVRSCLSRWA is encoded by the coding sequence ATGGAAGCCATCACCTTTAAAATCGGCGATCTGTCGAAACGAACTGGTTTGTCGATCCGGACGCTACACTACTACGATGAAATTGGATTATTATCTCCATCCCATCGGACAGAATCTGGCTATCGCGTTTATGGCAAACAAGATATCATCCGTCTACAGCAGATCGTAACCCTCAAGCAGATTGGGTTTTCGTTAGAAGATGTGCGAAGTTGCTTAAGTAGATGGGCGTAA